CGCGTTGTCGGCAGAAGCCCGCGCCCTGATCGACGCCTACGTGGCTGGCGTAAACGCCTACCTGGCGCAGCGCAAGGGCGCCCTGCCCGCCGAGTTCTTGCTGCTCGGCTTCGAACCAGAGGCCTTCGAGGCCGTCGACGTCCTCGTGTGGGCCAAGATGATGGCCTGGGACCTCGGCGACAACTGGGGCGACGAGCTCTTGCGCGCGCAACTCGCCAAGCAACTGGCGCCCACCGACCTGGCCACCATGATCTCGACCCTGTGGCCCGGCTTCGACGACGCCGGCACCGTCGTTGTGCCGCCGGACCTGGCGGCCGACCTTTCGAGCCTCGACCTAGAGGGGCTCCTCGAGCTGGCCGGCCCCGCCAAGCCCGACGGTTACGGCTCCAACAACTGGGTCTTGGCGGGCAGCGCCACGGCCACCGGCAAACCCATCCTCGCCAACGACCCTCACCTCGGCCTGCAGGCCCCCTCGCTCTGGTACTTCGCGCACCTGGTCGCGCCCGGCATCGACGTGATAGGGGCCTCGCTCCCCGGCACCCCGGCCGTGCTGCTCGGGCGCACCGATCATCACGCCTGGGGCTTCACCAACACCGGGACCGACGTCCAGGACCTCTTCCTCGAGCGGCTCGACCCGACCGACCCGGGGAGGTACCTGACGCCCGGCGGCTCGGAGGCGTTCACGCGGCGGCGCGAGGTCATCGCCGTCAAGGGTCAGGCCGACGAGGTCATCGAGGTCCGCGCCACGCGCCACGGCCCCGTCATCTCCGACGCCGACGCGCGTTCGCTCGAGGTCGCCACCGGCCCCCTCGGCGGGTCGGACGTCGTGCTGGCCTTCTCCTGGACCGCCCTCGCGCCCGGCGACCGCACCATCGAGGCCGTCCTCGGCATGAACACGGCCAGGAGCTGGGACGAGTTCGAGTCGGCCCTCGAGCTCTTCGTGGCGCCCATGCAGAACATCGTGTACGCCGACGTCGACGGCGTGGTGGCCTTCTACGCCCCCGCCCGGGTGCCCATCCGCGCCTCCGGCACGGGCGCCGTCCCGTCGCGCGGCTGGACGGGGGAGGGCGACTGGGTGGGCACGGTGCCGTTCGACGAGCTGCCGCACGTGGTGCGGCCCGCCAGCGGCCGGCTGGTCACGGCCAACCAACGCATAGTTCCCGACGACTACCCCCACTACCTCACCGCCGACTGGAGCGCCCCCTACCGCGCCGAGCGCATAGGCGCCCTCCTCGACGCGCAGGCGCGCGCCACCGTCGACTACTCGGTGGCCACGCAGCTCGACAAGGTCTCCCTCATGGCGCGCGAGTTCGCGCCGCTGGCGCTGGCCGCGCCCGCGCAGACGGACGGCGCCAAGCGCCTGCAGGCACTGCTGGTCGGCTTCGACGGCACCATGGACGAGAGCGGCAAGGCGCCGCTCGCGTTCGCGGCCTGGTACCGGCAGTTCGCCTACTCCCTCTACGTCGACGACCTCGGCTCCATGGCGCAGCGCTTCTTCGCGCTGCGGCCCGAACTCACGCGCGCCATCCTCGCGGGCGAACCCGACTGGTGCGACGACACCCGCACGCCCGGCATCGAGACGTGCGAGCAGATGGCGGCGCTGGCGCTCGACGCGGCGTGGCGCGAGCTGGTGGCCGCCTTCGGCGACGACACCAGCAAGTGGAGCTGGGGCAAGGCCCACCGCGCCGTCTACGAGCACGCCATACTCGGCGCCACCCCGCTGGCGCGCTTCGCCAACCTCGCCATCGGCAACGGCGGTGACGCCTTCACCGTCGACGCGGCCGGCTACGGCCTCGAGTTCGGCTCCTTCGACCAGAGCCACGGGCCCGGTTACCGCGCCGTCTACGACCTCGCCGGTGCCGGCGGCTGGTTCATCCACGGCACCGGCCAGTCGGGCAACCTGCTGTCGGGCCGCTACCGCGACTACCTTGAGCGCTGGCAGCGCGGCGACATGATCCCCATGCGGATCAGCAGGGCAGACGCGGAGAAGGGGAGCCTCGGCACCCTGCGGCTCCAGCCCCAGTGAGGGCGCCCCCAGGCCGCGGCGGCGCGCAGCTGCGGCTGGAGCCGTGGAGCGTCACCCACGGCGCCTCGTGGCAGGACGACGGTCCACACGACGACGACACGGGTGGCGCCGAGGCGCTCGACGAGGCCGCCGTGAGCGTTGAGCTCCCGCTGGCGGAGTGGCGCGGCCTGACGCCCACCGCGCCCGCCGCCGTGTCGCGCGT
This genomic interval from Trueperaceae bacterium contains the following:
- a CDS encoding penicillin acylase family protein, giving the protein MGRVVLVLLLLVVVALAAGFVYLRTSLPRVKGEVTVTGPTGAIEIVRDADGIPHIYAGSHADAVFGLGFVHAQDRLWQMEFQRRVGSGRLSEVIGSATLSTDRFIRTLGVKQAAESGLAALSAEARALIDAYVAGVNAYLAQRKGALPAEFLLLGFEPEAFEAVDVLVWAKMMAWDLGDNWGDELLRAQLAKQLAPTDLATMISTLWPGFDDAGTVVVPPDLAADLSSLDLEGLLELAGPAKPDGYGSNNWVLAGSATATGKPILANDPHLGLQAPSLWYFAHLVAPGIDVIGASLPGTPAVLLGRTDHHAWGFTNTGTDVQDLFLERLDPTDPGRYLTPGGSEAFTRRREVIAVKGQADEVIEVRATRHGPVISDADARSLEVATGPLGGSDVVLAFSWTALAPGDRTIEAVLGMNTARSWDEFESALELFVAPMQNIVYADVDGVVAFYAPARVPIRASGTGAVPSRGWTGEGDWVGTVPFDELPHVVRPASGRLVTANQRIVPDDYPHYLTADWSAPYRAERIGALLDAQARATVDYSVATQLDKVSLMAREFAPLALAAPAQTDGAKRLQALLVGFDGTMDESGKAPLAFAAWYRQFAYSLYVDDLGSMAQRFFALRPELTRAILAGEPDWCDDTRTPGIETCEQMAALALDAAWRELVAAFGDDTSKWSWGKAHRAVYEHAILGATPLARFANLAIGNGGDAFTVDAAGYGLEFGSFDQSHGPGYRAVYDLAGAGGWFIHGTGQSGNLLSGRYRDYLERWQRGDMIPMRISRADAEKGSLGTLRLQPQ